From the genome of Eucalyptus grandis isolate ANBG69807.140 chromosome 2, ASM1654582v1, whole genome shotgun sequence, one region includes:
- the LOC104451847 gene encoding metal tolerance protein A2-like, with protein MSKRGDGSCSLASVAEPPDIAKMEARSGESGHIIEVCGEVPAETGAGRMKICGEAPCGFKDSSASSQDEKERSASMRKLLVAVVLFIVFMAVEVVGGIKANSLAILTDAAHLLSDVAAFAISLFSLWASGWEATPCQSYGFYGIEILGSLVSIQMIWLLAGGAVVDSYSKLGFLDDALGIFQNLEEKDNVIGQSQGY; from the exons ATGAGCAAAAGAGGAGACGGCAGTTGCTCGCTGGCTTCTGTTGCGGAGCCGCCTGATATCGCCAAGATGGAAGCTCGGAGTGGTGAAAGTGGACATATAATTGAAGTTTGTGGGGAAGTGCCAGCAGAAACAGGCGCAGGCAGGATGAAAATTTGTGGTGAGGCACCCTGTGGATTTAAAGATTCTAGTGCCAGTTCTCAAGATGAAAAGGAGCGGTCAGCATCTATGAGGAAACTTTTGGTGGCAGTTGTCCTCTTCATAGTATTCATGGCCGTAGAGGTTGTTGGAGGCATCAAAGCGAACAGTCTAGCAATTCTAACAGATGCAGCTCATCTATTGTCAGACGTTGCTGCATTTGCTATATCCTTATTCTCTCTGTGGGCTTCAGGATGGGAGGCAACACCTTGTCAATCCTATGGTTTCTACGGGATTGAGATTCTTGGTTCTCTTGTGTCTATTCAAATGATATGGCTTCTTGCTG GTGGAGCTGTGGTTGATTCTTACTCAAAACTGGGATTCCTGGACGATGCTTTGGGAATATTTCAAAATCTAGAAGAGAAAGATAATGTTATCGGTCAGTCCCAGGGGTATTAG